From the genome of uncultured Trichococcus sp.:
GAGCCAGACCGTCACCCTGCGCGCCACCGGCGGGGAGGGCGTCTGCATCGACGGCGGCGCGTGCCGCCCGGCCCTCGTCGTCAAGCCCGCCGGGAGCTATTGCTCGGTGGACGGCTCGGTCGTCCGGCAGCCGTCCATAACCATGCGGTCGGCAGGGCCCATCGCCGTGTCCATGGACGGCAAGGCCAAGACGGTGCGGGGAGAGCTTTCCCTCCAGGTCGTCAGCGGCAAGCTGAGCGTGCTCAACCGCGTGAACATCGAGGACTACCTCCGCTCCGTGGTCCCGGCGGAGTCCTATGCGTCCTGGCCCGTGGAGACGCTCAAGGCCCAGGCGGTCGCCGCCAGGACCTATGCCTATTACCAGAAGCTGCACCGCACCGGGCGCGACTACGACGTCCGAGCCGACACCTATGACCAGATGTACGGCGGCGTGGAACGGGAAACCAAGCGCACTGACGGGGCCGTGCAGGCGACCGCAGGGATGGTCCTGAATCACGGCGGCAAGCCCATTCTTTCGCAGTATACGGCCAACAGCGGCGGCCATACCGCGGACGCCGGGGCCGTTTTCGGCACGCCCAAGCCGTACCTGGTGGCCCACGCCGACCCGGCCAGCCTGGAAGGCAAGATGGCCTCCTGGAAGCGGAGTTATTCCACCGGGGAGATCGTCCAGGCGCTGCGCAAGATCGGCGTGGAGGCGACCGGCCTGACCGCCATCGAACCGGCGGTGACCGGCCCCTCGGGCAGGCTGGTGAAGGTGCGCCTGCGCCACGCCAAGGGGTCCACCGTGGTCCGGACCCGCACGACCCTGGCGAGCTCGCGCGTCCTCAATCTGCCCGAGGTGCTGATGGACGTGGAAAAGCAGGGCGACCGGTACGTCTTCCGGGGCCACGGCCACGGCCACGGCGTGGGCTACTCCCAATGGGGAGCGGCGGAGCTGGGCGGCAGGATGGATCATCAGCGGATACTGGAGTTCTATTATCCGCATACGGTTATTGAGAAAATGTGGAAATAGGATTATTGATGGTGAGTCGTTTTCAGCTTACCATTTATTCTATATGGATGGGGTCACATATGAGAGTTGCTGCCAGTCTGCTGTTGATATTGATGCTTGCCGGGTGTGCATCAAAGTTTAACGGTGATATTATCGATGAAAAGCGTTGTGATACCATCCAAGGAATAATGGGGTATGAGACGCTTTCGGAAAATAATTTCCCCTACAAGAAAATTTATTGTGATTTTGAGAAGGCCGGTGAAATGGTCGTTGAAGAAATGAACACGACCAATCGAAAATTGACGAAGATTGAAATTAAGGAAAAGGAACTTGAAGATATCGAGAAAGTGTTTAAGGAGGCTCTGCAGGATATATGTCCAGAGTGCGTTGCAAAATCAGAAAAAGAAGCTGATATTATAATTAAATCGAAAATAATTCGTTTTGTTGGGCATGTTAAGGACTTTGAAATATCTGGGGATGAAAGTGCTTTTTTTTCTGGAGGTGATCGTAGGATTAAACTCGAATATCAGAGTGCTCTTACTATTGAAACTGATATTGCGGGGAAGGCGTCATACTTTGATCACATCGTTGATCTTGATCTTGATATGAAATTCCATGTTGAAAAGATGTATGCGGTTCTTGCAGCCAATACGAAGATGAGAAATACATCCGAGTTTGTAACTAAATACGACTCTATCCCGTTAGCAACAGGAGCAATTATTGTTGCCCAGGAAATGGGGTCTTTTTTCGCTGTGCCCGTTATGAGCAATGAGATGTCCGGGTACGTAGATATTTACGATCTTTCTAGGCTGGAGGTTGCCCGGCATTTGGACCTCGCCACAGGAGATATTGATTGGTGGTGGACGGGTAGAATTCAAGAAGATGCCAAAAAAGAAATGATAGATTTATACAGTAGTGGTGTTGGAAATCTCAGATATCTGATCTATGATTACATCAAGAATCTGTTGGAGGAGATGAGAGATGCTTCATAGATGCAACGTGATAATTTTAATGTCGTTTATTCTTTTAGGGTGTGTTGCAAATGGGAGCTATAAGGCGGAAAGTTTGCAGCATATTAAGAGCAAGCATGCCGATATGGTCGAGAGCTATAAATATGGAGTGAAGAGTGAGCAATCTTATAGTGAAGTAGCAAAAGAATCAATTGAAGAAGCGGGCGAGTCAGTCCACGAGGGTATGGGGGACTATTATCTCTTAGCCATAGGCATCGATCGGTATAAAAATTTGCCCAATTTGAGGACGGCGAGTGGCGATGCCCGGTCTGTTGCATCAGTTCTCAAAGAGAAGTACGGCTTTAAAGTAAGCGTGCTTTTAAACCCTACTCGCGCTGAAATACTTAAATCGATTGAGCGGTATCGCAAGATGCTTCGCCCAAGCAGCAACCTTGTCATTTATTTTGCAGGGCATGGTTGGCTGGATCAACAAGCGCAGCAGGGATATTGGCTTCCTTCTGACGCCCATATTGATAGCAGTGTAAATTGGGTTGCTGCCGATACGATCACTTCATCCATTCGCGCTATGCAAGCCAAGCATGTCCTCATTATTTCAGACAGTTGTTATTCCGGCACACTTACGCGTGGTATTGTTATTAAATCTCAAGAGCCTGATCGTATTCAGAAGCTCGCAAAGAAAAAGGCGCGGATAGTGTTGTCCTCTGGTGGCATCGAGCCGGTCGTCGATTCTTTTGCTGGTTCCAAAAATTCAGTATTTTGCAAGGCTCTGCTTGATACGCTGAATATAAATAATGGCGTTCTGGAAGGTGTTGATCTTTATTCAATGGTTCGAAAAAAAGTAACAACGCAAAGCGAACAAATTCCTGAGTATGGTGATATTAGAAATTCTGGACATGATGGGGGAGACTTCTTGTTCATTCCTGTCTCACCGCCGCAATGAGGAAGGTCTAAATGAAATTAGTTGGCATTAATGTCTCTCTGCTCTGCGTCTTTTTGATTATTGCGGGAGTTGCTGTTTCCCAGGCTGAAGAAGCTAGCTATTTGCAGAACCAAGTGCAATGCGGAGAACGGGCGCAAGAATTGCTTAATGATGGGAAGGACGCTGAGGCTGCCGGAGTGCTTAAGCAGGGCGTCAAAAAGTTTCCGGGTTCTGATTGGCTTCGTAGTTTGTATGGGCGCGCCCTGTTTTCTGAAGGCAAGCTGGACGAGGCCGAGGACCAGTTCCAGCAGGCCCTGGAGATCAACAAGGAAAATCCCGTGGCCCGGATGCTGATCAAGGAAATCCGCCTGACCAAGGACGCCCTCAAGGACCGCGAGATGAACGAGCTGGTCAATCTGGGCATGGACAAGGCCGGGGATCTCGCGGTCATCGTCATCGGCGTCTGGCTCGGCACGCTGATGACCATGATGTCGGGCCGGATGGCGAGGCTCTTCATTCGCTCGAATTTCGAAAAGGCCCTGCGCCGGAAGGACTGGGACGTGGTCACCGACATCCTGGAAAACCTCATCGCCAACTGGCGCAAGCCCGAGCTGCGCAAGAACATGGAAATGATGCTGGCGAGGATGTCGCAGGAAGAAGTGGAAAAGATCATCATCAATTACGTCGACGTGCAGAAGCATGAAGACGAATTGCTGTTTTTCTTGCGCAAGCTGCATGCGAAGCGGGGATAGGCCGATACGGGAGGATGATTTTTGTTCGAGTTGTGCAGCGAAGAGAGGAGAGCGAGGTGAGGAAGTTTTACGTGTGTGTCGGGGTGCTGGCTCTGCTTTTGTTGGTCGGATGTGTGCGCAAGCAGACGTTTGTCTCATCCTATTACCCCGATACCTCCCCGGCGAATGCGGCGATATTCATTCAAAGGGCCACGGCAGCGCCTCAGTTTCAGGGGAAAGTCAGCCTGGACGAAGTGACCGGCGGCGTGAGCCTGGCTTTTCAGCAGATGGGGGCCAAGGTCGTCGGCACCAAGGAAGAGTCGGATTATACGGTGAACACCAAAGTCATCAATCTGACGGATATTTTTGACAACATCGTCCACGTCACCATTGAGATCGATCCCAGCTTCGGCGGCAAGGCCGTGTATCTTGGGAAATACGCAGGTGAGGCATTTACGCAGTCGTCATCCATCAGCACGATTTCGCGAGGAATCGTCCTGGCGAGAGCGGAGATTTTCGGCTCCATAAACAAACATTACAATGAAGAGGCGCCCACGAAGATGGCCGCCGCTCCCGCCGTGGAGATGCCGCTTCCGAGCACGCCCGCCGCTGTGGCCAGACCGATTGCGCTCAATGTCGCCATGGACAAGCGCTATGCCCTGGTCATCGGCAACGGCAGGTATTCCGCCAGCCCGTTGAAGAACCCGGGCCGGGACGCGCAGGACGTCTCCTTCGCCCTGCGTCGGCTGGGGTTCACCGTCCTGCAGAAGAACGACGCCAGCCTGCGCGAGATGGAGCAGGCCATGGACATGCTCCACGACAACCTGAAAGGCGGCGGCGTGGGCCTCTTCTACTACGCCGGTCACGGCATCCAGGTCGACGGCAAGAACTACCTGATCCCCACCGACGCCAAGATATCCTCCGAGTCCGACGTGAAGTACGAATGCGTGGACGCGGGCCGCATCCTCGGCAAGATGGAGGACGCGGGCAACGGCATGAACATCGTCATCCTCGACGCCTGCCGCAACAACCCCTTTGCCCGGAGCTTCCGCTCGGCCAGCCGGGGCCTGGTCCGCATGGACGCGCCCACGGGGTCCATTCTCGCCTATTCCACCGCCCCGGGCTCGGTGGCCGCGGACGGCACGGGACGCAACGGCATCTATACCAAGCACCTGCTGCAATACATGCTGACCCCCGGGCTGGACCTGAACAGCGTCTTCATCCGCACCCGCATGGACGTCATCAAGGAGACCGGGGGCAAGCAGGTCCCCTGGGAATCGTCGTCCCTGACCGGGCTTTTCTATTTTGCTGGACAAGAAGCCAAAGAGGTACAATAGTCGGTATCGTATAGAATGATCTGACGGGAGCGGGGCGGCTTTTGGCGGGAAGGAGACGGGTGATATGCCCACCCAAAAATCGGGAGCGCACACAAGCCCTTGCGGGAGATTCGGGCGGTTTTCATCCGTTGCCGGGGTATTCCTGTGCTGTCTTTTCCTTGCTCTTGCCGGGTGCAAGGCCACGGTCGGGAAATGGACCCTTGATTTCGGGAAGAAGACGCCCCAGGAGGAATCCGTTCCCGCCATCCGGGTCGCCATGCTCGCGCCCCTGCCCCTGCCCGATTCCGTCCGCCTGGCGGCCAGCCCCCACGGCAAGGTCCTGACCGGCGAGTTCTATTCCGACCAGGAAGCCCTCGACTACTCGGACGGGTATTTCATCCCGAACGAATACCTCTTCATCATCCGGAAGAATCTCGGCATGGCGGCGGAGCTGCGCAGGCTGGAGATGGACATGCACGAGTCCCTGGCGGGCATCGAGCGGGGCGAGTACGACATGATCGCCTTCCCCGCCGTGGTCCAGGCCCGGGTCGATTCGGACGCCCGGGTCGGCCTGGAGGTCCGGCTGGTGGACGGCTCCACCTTCCTCCCGCTGCGGACCGTGGTCGTGGAAAAGCAGGAAGGCAAATACCTGAGCGACCCCCTGCACGAGCCGGTGCACTTCATCGGCAAGCACGAGAAGGATTTCCAGAACCAGCGGACGCTTTTTTCCTACACCGCCTACCTCTGCGCCCAGGATGTCATCAACGAGATCATCAAGGGGGGCGGGGCATGAACAGGCACCTGCTGTGGATTGGTCTCTGCCTGCTGGGGCTGCTGGTGGCCATGCCCGCCTGGGCGGGCGATCAGGAAGAGGAGGAAGACGTCTCCATCGCCGACTCCAGGACGTTCGTCACCTACTACAAGCGCGAAAAGAAATTCAAGGCACTGGTGGAGCTTCTGGAAGAGGAGCTGGCGGACATCGAGACCGCGTGCACGGAGAACGGGGACGCCTGCGACCTCGAAGGCAGGCTCTACATCCTGGACGACCTGGCCGACGTCTACACCTACGGTCTGGTCGATTTCGAAAAGGCCAAGGAATACAACGCGAAGACGCGGGAACTCTACGACCGCATCCGGGAGAAAGGGTTGGACACCCTGCCGGTCTCCGAATACTTCAATGCCAACCGCTTTCTCTACTATGCCTTCTATGCCAAGGACCCGCTTCTGGGCGGGGACGAGTCCATGGATTTCGCCTTTGACGACAACTACGTGGACAGCGTCCGCAAAAGCGACTTCGACAACGTGCTGGCCCGGGTGGCGAAACGCCATGTCTTTCTGGGAGAGAAGCTCGGCTCCGCCCCGGCCGGGCGGGACGAGTCCTCGGCGGCAAAGCGCATCGACAAGGATCTGTTCCTGCTCTACACGGGCTTCATCGACGCATCCCCCACGTATTCGCCTTTTGAAAAGGGGTTCCTGAAGGCCCGGATGGCGGTCCAGGCCCTTTCCGGGGGCCAGCCGGACCAGGACGTCTTCATCGACGCCATCGTTTCCGCGCAAGGCTTCTGCAACGGGCCCGGCACCGGGTCCCTCGAACGGCAGGACAAGGTCAACCGCCTCAACTACTGGCTGACCCTGGCCCTGATGAAAAAGGGCGACTATCAGGGCGCGCTGGTCCACCACGATCGGTTCCTCGAAGGCATCAAGGCGATGGAGGACATGACCGTGAAGCGGTACGTGTCCATGTCGGCGCTGCTGCGGGAGCAATACCGCGCCGAGCTGGAGCAGAAGAACAAGAACCGGCTGAGCGGGAAGAAGTTCCTTGCCGGGCTTTCCAGCGCCGCCGTCGTCATCGCCAAGATCGGGGCGACGCTGATGGCCGCCGCGGCGGACGCATCGGCCAACAGCCAGCCGGGCTATCAGCAGCGGTATGGGAAGAGCACGCTGACCGAGGACACGGTGAACCTGCTGTGGAAGGACAAGGAGCTCGATTTCGGCGTCCACGATTCGATCATGGAGGCCGATTTCCTGAACCCGGTGTACACCATCGACAACGACAACGCGGAGCGGTTCAGCCGGTTCATGGCCCCGTACACCCTGCTGCTGAACCGGTACCTCAACAAATACGAGCTGGCCGTGTACATGCTGGCGATCGGCGACGCCTACACGGTCCAGGGCGATCTGGAGCAGGCGGCGGCGCAGTACCGCGAGGCCATCGAGATCACGGAACGGCAGCGGCTGACGATCTATTCGGAAAGGGAGCGGGTCGCCTATTTCGGGTTCAAGCAGGCCCTGTATTCGAAGATGATCCAGACCCTGATCGGGCTGGACCAGGTCCGCGAGGCACTCGAATACGTGGAGCGGTCCAAGTCGCGGGCGTTTCTCGACATCCTGGGCGGCGACCGGATCGCCCTCAAGAGCTCGAGCCAGACCGAACTGGCCGATGCCTACTACCAGAGCCGGGCCGAGGTGGACAGCGTCCTGGAGACGACCGGCATCGGCGTCGACCAGGTGGCCTACGCCCAGGAGACGTCCCTGCGCGGGCTGGAGATCATCGGCAAGAACCTCGACGACAACAGCTATGATGAAATCTATTCCCTCTCCAGCGTCAAGGTGCTGGAGGCGGACCGGATTCAGGAGCTTATCGATAACCACACCGCCATCCTCGAATACTATTTCACGGAAAACAAACTGAACATCATGGTGGTGCGGCGCGACGGCGTGACGAACACCGGCGTCGACGTCGACCAGGAAGCGCTTGTCGCCCAGATAGGCGACCTGCGCCGGTCCGTGGTGGATCAGAAATACGACCGCAAGCTGGCCCGCGCGCTGTACAAGGTCCTTGTCCAGCCCGTGGCCAGGCAGCTCAAGTGCGACCGGCTGGTGATCATTCCCCACCGGGGCCTGCACTACCTGCCGTTCCATGCGCTGCTGGCGGGCAACCGCTTCCTTGTCGAGCTGTACGCCATCTCCTACGCCCCCAGCGCGACAGCCCTGTCCATCGTCAACCGGAAGAAGTTCGCCAAGGACGGCAAGGCCCTGGTGGTGGGCAATCCCACCGGGGACCTGGCCTATTCCGAGAAGGAGGCGGCGGCCATCGGCA
Proteins encoded in this window:
- a CDS encoding SpoIID/LytB domain-containing protein, which produces SQTVTLRATGGEGVCIDGGACRPALVVKPAGSYCSVDGSVVRQPSITMRSAGPIAVSMDGKAKTVRGELSLQVVSGKLSVLNRVNIEDYLRSVVPAESYASWPVETLKAQAVAARTYAYYQKLHRTGRDYDVRADTYDQMYGGVERETKRTDGAVQATAGMVLNHGGKPILSQYTANSGGHTADAGAVFGTPKPYLVAHADPASLEGKMASWKRSYSTGEIVQALRKIGVEATGLTAIEPAVTGPSGRLVKVRLRHAKGSTVVRTRTTLASSRVLNLPEVLMDVEKQGDRYVFRGHGHGHGVGYSQWGAAELGGRMDHQRILEFYYPHTVIEKMWK
- a CDS encoding caspase family protein; translated protein: MLHRCNVIILMSFILLGCVANGSYKAESLQHIKSKHADMVESYKYGVKSEQSYSEVAKESIEEAGESVHEGMGDYYLLAIGIDRYKNLPNLRTASGDARSVASVLKEKYGFKVSVLLNPTRAEILKSIERYRKMLRPSSNLVIYFAGHGWLDQQAQQGYWLPSDAHIDSSVNWVAADTITSSIRAMQAKHVLIISDSCYSGTLTRGIVIKSQEPDRIQKLAKKKARIVLSSGGIEPVVDSFAGSKNSVFCKALLDTLNINNGVLEGVDLYSMVRKKVTTQSEQIPEYGDIRNSGHDGGDFLFIPVSPPQ
- a CDS encoding tetratricopeptide repeat protein, whose amino-acid sequence is MKLVGINVSLLCVFLIIAGVAVSQAEEASYLQNQVQCGERAQELLNDGKDAEAAGVLKQGVKKFPGSDWLRSLYGRALFSEGKLDEAEDQFQQALEINKENPVARMLIKEIRLTKDALKDREMNELVNLGMDKAGDLAVIVIGVWLGTLMTMMSGRMARLFIRSNFEKALRRKDWDVVTDILENLIANWRKPELRKNMEMMLARMSQEEVEKIIINYVDVQKHEDELLFFLRKLHAKRG
- a CDS encoding caspase family protein, which codes for MRKFYVCVGVLALLLLVGCVRKQTFVSSYYPDTSPANAAIFIQRATAAPQFQGKVSLDEVTGGVSLAFQQMGAKVVGTKEESDYTVNTKVINLTDIFDNIVHVTIEIDPSFGGKAVYLGKYAGEAFTQSSSISTISRGIVLARAEIFGSINKHYNEEAPTKMAAAPAVEMPLPSTPAAVARPIALNVAMDKRYALVIGNGRYSASPLKNPGRDAQDVSFALRRLGFTVLQKNDASLREMEQAMDMLHDNLKGGGVGLFYYAGHGIQVDGKNYLIPTDAKISSESDVKYECVDAGRILGKMEDAGNGMNIVILDACRNNPFARSFRSASRGLVRMDAPTGSILAYSTAPGSVAADGTGRNGIYTKHLLQYMLTPGLDLNSVFIRTRMDVIKETGGKQVPWESSSLTGLFYFAGQEAKEVQ
- a CDS encoding CHAT domain-containing protein; this translates as MNRHLLWIGLCLLGLLVAMPAWAGDQEEEEDVSIADSRTFVTYYKREKKFKALVELLEEELADIETACTENGDACDLEGRLYILDDLADVYTYGLVDFEKAKEYNAKTRELYDRIREKGLDTLPVSEYFNANRFLYYAFYAKDPLLGGDESMDFAFDDNYVDSVRKSDFDNVLARVAKRHVFLGEKLGSAPAGRDESSAAKRIDKDLFLLYTGFIDASPTYSPFEKGFLKARMAVQALSGGQPDQDVFIDAIVSAQGFCNGPGTGSLERQDKVNRLNYWLTLALMKKGDYQGALVHHDRFLEGIKAMEDMTVKRYVSMSALLREQYRAELEQKNKNRLSGKKFLAGLSSAAVVIAKIGATLMAAAADASANSQPGYQQRYGKSTLTEDTVNLLWKDKELDFGVHDSIMEADFLNPVYTIDNDNAERFSRFMAPYTLLLNRYLNKYELAVYMLAIGDAYTVQGDLEQAAAQYREAIEITERQRLTIYSERERVAYFGFKQALYSKMIQTLIGLDQVREALEYVERSKSRAFLDILGGDRIALKSSSQTELADAYYQSRAEVDSVLETTGIGVDQVAYAQETSLRGLEIIGKNLDDNSYDEIYSLSSVKVLEADRIQELIDNHTAILEYYFTENKLNIMVVRRDGVTNTGVDVDQEALVAQIGDLRRSVVDQKYDRKLARALYKVLVQPVARQLKCDRLVIIPHRGLHYLPFHALLAGNRFLVELYAISYAPSATALSIVNRKKFAKDGKALVVGNPTGDLAYSEKEAAAIGKVLPDAEVLLGDQGTETFLKRDAGEYKIIHIASHGVFDPEHPLASRIMLFPTQQDDGALMTDELFSCRWRASLVTLSACQTGVSKYNSGDELIGLQRGVFFAGTQSLLASSWKVDDKSTSYLMTRFYRHLANNPKDIALQKAQSDAIRRYGQPFHWASFRLIGASNRVYNPEYPLLVSADPEDAKIILAGIRKRYEPNVRLPEGKYTIRVSKKGYVPKEMEVAIAEEPVKLKVSLTPESKGVPFRVTVDPQDARVRFMGVGLKYEPGMQIPAGKYTVRISKKGYKRQKIDVEIKDEAVEIKVELEKE